One part of the Proteiniborus sp. DW1 genome encodes these proteins:
- the arsD gene encoding arsenite efflux transporter metallochaperone ArsD — protein sequence MKKMIIFDPAMCCPTGICGPSVDPELLRVSRVINRLKRNDVIVERHNLTNNPMIFVNNKVINEILTKEGVEVLPVTMVGGEIVKTRSYPTDEEFIKFLDIPEDYLKLTIKQNSKKD from the coding sequence ATGAAAAAAATGATAATTTTTGATCCTGCAATGTGTTGTCCTACTGGAATTTGTGGACCATCCGTAGACCCAGAATTATTAAGAGTATCTAGAGTAATAAATAGATTAAAGAGAAACGACGTAATTGTTGAAAGGCATAATCTAACTAATAACCCTATGATATTTGTTAATAACAAAGTTATAAATGAAATTTTAACTAAAGAAGGAGTAGAAGTATTACCGGTTACAATGGTAGGTGGCGAAATAGTAAAGACTAGGTCTTACCCAACAGATGAAGAATTTATTAAATTTCTAGACATACCAGAGGATTATCTAAAGTTGACAATTAAGCAAAATTCTAAAAAAGATTAA
- a CDS encoding metalloregulator ArsR/SmtB family transcription factor, which produces MELNYEENSKLIKALSDPKRLQIIDILSCGERCACEILDHFDFSQPTLSHHMKVLTDLEIVNVRKDGLWSYYSLNISKCNKIILFLMNIITDTDDCICKDKINCECK; this is translated from the coding sequence ATGGAACTAAATTATGAAGAGAATTCAAAGTTAATCAAAGCATTATCGGATCCAAAAAGGCTGCAGATAATTGATATTTTATCATGTGGAGAAAGATGCGCATGTGAAATATTAGATCATTTTGATTTCTCACAGCCTACATTGTCGCATCATATGAAGGTATTAACGGATTTGGAAATAGTAAATGTAAGAAAAGATGGATTGTGGAGTTATTATTCACTAAATATTAGTAAATGCAATAAGATTATACTATTTTTAATGAATATTATTACAGATACTGATGATTGTATATGTAAAGACAAAATTAATTGTGAATGCAAATAA
- a CDS encoding rhodanese-like domain-containing protein has translation MLMNLRRMALPVILLLLISLSLSACSSNPVEKDDKQITEQESKKDEQGIQSISTEDLKEKLNDDSWVIVDTRINDAYNGWKLEGVKRGGHIKGAVDFSAKWLDVEVDNKESILSETINVKGIEPAKNIVLYDANGKDALKVAEYLKGKGYENLYTYDVKEWAEDESLPMEFYENYKLIVPASIVKDIIDGKKPETFEDATQIKIIEASWGEEDTSYANGHVPTSFHINTDWIEPPPAWMLADDATLTEFALNNGFTKDDTVIVTGEAQMAAYRVATVLRYIGVKDVRVLNGGLGAWISAGYEVETESHKPTPVTDFGAKIPANPDLIDTQEELKVSLAKTDEFTLVDNRTWEEHIGESSGYSYHDKKGRIPGSVFGYAGKTDANSLDYYRNIDNTMRNADEIIAMWKEYGIDTNKHLSFMCGSGWRAAEVLYYAQVMGLENTSLYSDGWIGWSNNPENPVETGEPTN, from the coding sequence ATGCTAATGAACTTGAGAAGAATGGCTTTGCCAGTAATTTTATTGTTATTAATATCATTAAGCTTATCTGCTTGTTCAAGTAATCCAGTAGAAAAAGACGATAAACAGATTACTGAACAAGAAAGTAAAAAAGATGAACAGGGAATTCAATCAATTTCGACAGAAGACTTGAAGGAAAAACTAAATGATGATTCTTGGGTAATTGTTGACACTCGAATTAATGATGCTTACAATGGTTGGAAACTAGAAGGGGTAAAAAGAGGTGGACATATAAAAGGTGCAGTAGATTTTTCTGCTAAATGGTTAGATGTAGAAGTAGATAATAAAGAGAGTATTTTAAGTGAAACAATAAATGTTAAAGGTATTGAACCAGCTAAAAATATAGTACTATATGATGCTAATGGAAAGGATGCCTTAAAAGTAGCAGAATACTTAAAAGGCAAGGGGTATGAAAATCTATACACTTATGATGTAAAAGAATGGGCTGAAGACGAAAGTCTTCCTATGGAATTCTATGAAAATTATAAGTTGATAGTACCTGCCAGCATAGTTAAGGATATAATTGATGGGAAAAAACCAGAAACATTTGAAGATGCTACACAAATAAAGATAATTGAAGCAAGCTGGGGGGAAGAAGATACATCATATGCAAATGGTCATGTACCTACAAGTTTCCATATAAATACTGATTGGATAGAACCACCACCAGCTTGGATGTTAGCTGATGATGCAACACTGACAGAATTTGCGTTAAACAATGGCTTTACAAAGGATGATACTGTAATAGTAACTGGCGAAGCTCAAATGGCAGCTTATCGTGTAGCTACTGTACTAAGATATATTGGAGTTAAGGATGTAAGGGTTTTAAATGGAGGTTTAGGAGCTTGGATATCAGCAGGATATGAAGTTGAAACTGAAAGTCATAAACCAACTCCAGTTACTGATTTTGGAGCTAAAATACCAGCTAATCCAGATTTAATTGATACACAGGAGGAGCTAAAAGTAAGTTTAGCAAAAACTGACGAATTTACTTTAGTAGATAATCGTACTTGGGAAGAACATATCGGAGAAAGCTCTGGGTATTCTTATCACGATAAAAAAGGACGTATTCCAGGTTCTGTATTCGGATATGCTGGAAAGACTGATGCAAATTCACTAGACTACTACCGTAATATAGATAATACTATGCGTAATGCTGATGAAATAATAGCCATGTGGAAAGAGTATGGAATAGATACAAACAAACATCTTTCATTTATGTGTGGAAGTGGATGGCGTGCAGCAGAAGTGCTATACTACGCTCAAGTAATGGGGCTTGAAAACACATCTCTATACAGTGATGGTTGGATTGGCTGGAGTAACAATCCAGAAAATCCTGTGGAAACAGGAGAGCCTACAAACTAA